A genomic segment from uncultured Marinifilum sp. encodes:
- a CDS encoding RagB/SusD family nutrient uptake outer membrane protein, with amino-acid sequence MKQIKYIFMFAVLLIPAACSDSFLENDPVNKSTEDSFYQTDAQMFAALMAAYDPLQWGGISSSVVPFSEIRSDNMKTGGGGQGDQPDVQALEDFKNNSVNSASDGIWKKNYTGIYRANLVINSEFESVEADIYKAEAKFLRAWYHFDVLRTYGPCPTVTETIFPEDMRFERQDRSAVNELIISDLKAAIPALNVVHDAANTGRITQAAAQALLGKVLIYKADWDNDNKATFDEAAGYLQSVIDNPNYSFFTDYTKLFAPHAENNSESIFEIQRSTKGGKSNWKNVDQLTEGNFWVQFCGPRGYPGNDLIDGGWGFLLPQNDLMDYYLPDDVARKTAVAWTYDELVTDVNAGRSEDNYVKWQVDQYNQIDFVGYAQKKYSSWKDYDYIGNKLLNRPGSERIIRLSDVYLMLAECKLRGTSANESDAKSLINEVRKYHVYGGSDTFDGVDELIATYPTRFSTTLDVLWYERRVELAGEGDRWYDLVRSGRAPSVMGAIYPGVDWSKHIYMPIGLTEQGNSGGSLTEYPSESLPH; translated from the coding sequence ATGAAACAAATAAAATATATATTCATGTTTGCAGTTTTGCTTATTCCTGCAGCATGTTCAGATTCATTTCTGGAGAATGATCCTGTAAATAAATCTACAGAGGATAGTTTTTATCAAACAGATGCGCAGATGTTTGCAGCTTTAATGGCAGCATACGATCCTTTGCAATGGGGAGGAATTAGCAGTTCAGTAGTTCCTTTTAGCGAAATTCGTTCTGATAATATGAAAACCGGAGGCGGCGGACAGGGCGATCAGCCAGATGTACAGGCTTTGGAAGATTTTAAAAATAATTCTGTGAACTCTGCTTCCGATGGAATTTGGAAAAAGAACTATACAGGTATTTACCGTGCTAATTTGGTAATTAACTCGGAGTTTGAAAGCGTTGAAGCAGACATTTACAAGGCCGAAGCTAAATTTTTAAGAGCTTGGTATCATTTCGATGTGTTAAGAACTTACGGACCATGTCCTACTGTTACCGAGACCATTTTCCCTGAAGATATGAGATTTGAAAGACAGGATCGTTCTGCTGTTAATGAGCTTATTATTAGTGATCTAAAAGCAGCAATTCCAGCTTTAAATGTGGTTCATGATGCTGCAAACACAGGACGTATTACTCAGGCTGCTGCTCAGGCATTATTGGGTAAGGTGCTTATTTACAAGGCCGACTGGGATAATGATAACAAAGCAACTTTCGACGAGGCGGCGGGTTATTTACAATCTGTAATCGATAATCCTAATTATAGTTTTTTTACTGATTACACAAAATTGTTTGCTCCTCATGCCGAAAATAATTCGGAATCTATTTTCGAAATTCAGCGCTCTACAAAAGGTGGTAAAAGCAATTGGAAAAATGTAGACCAATTGACTGAAGGAAATTTTTGGGTACAATTTTGCGGTCCTCGCGGATATCCTGGTAATGATTTGATTGATGGAGGATGGGGATTTTTACTTCCTCAAAACGATTTAATGGATTACTATCTTCCTGATGATGTAGCCAGAAAAACTGCTGTTGCTTGGACTTACGACGAGCTTGTAACAGATGTGAACGCCGGAAGAAGCGAAGATAACTATGTAAAATGGCAAGTTGATCAGTACAATCAGATTGATTTTGTAGGATATGCACAGAAAAAATACTCTTCATGGAAAGATTATGATTATATAGGTAACAAGTTGCTTAACAGACCTGGTAGTGAGCGTATTATTCGTTTATCGGATGTGTATTTAATGTTGGCAGAATGTAAATTAAGAGGAACATCGGCTAACGAATCCGATGCAAAATCGTTAATTAACGAAGTAAGAAAATACCATGTTTATGGTGGATCGGATACTTTTGATGGTGTTGATGAGCTAATTGCAACTTATCCTACCCGTTTCTCAACTACTCTTGATGTACTATGGTACGAAAGACGTGTGGAGTTAGCTGGAGAAGGTGACAGATGGTATGATCTTGTTCGAAGCGGAAGAGCTCCGTCTGTAATGGGAGCAATTTATCCGGGTGTTGACTGGAGCAAGCATATTTATATGCCAATTGGTCTTACCGAACAAGGTAATTCGGGTGGCTCTTTAACCGAATATCCAAGCGAATCTTTACCTCATTAA
- a CDS encoding alpha-L-fucosidase: MRRITLLLCIVSFLLSACSESKKEVGKYEANWQSLSNYKIPEWFQDAKFGIFIHWGPYSVPAYDSEWYPRHMYQDSMLWHQVDPEKSKKGTHPVFTHHVKTYGHPSIFGYKDFIPMFKAEKFDARKWVNLFKASGAKYVVPVAEHHDGFAMYDSKVTRWNSVKMGPKRDVLKELKLATKAAGLKFGASSHFAFNWDYYNHEERFDTGNPEFEDLYGPAHDRYAPVSKEFIDLWWKRTTDIIDNYQPDILWFDFYWDRAEYAPYHPKLAAYYYNMGLDNNKEVVLQSKNMYYESFPEGTNVLDIERGKLSDIRKDAWQTDTSIGKNSWCYVSNWESKSVNDLIDDLVDIVSKNGTMLLNVGPKADGTIPQDQKDVLLEMGDWLAANGEAIYATRPWKIFGEGPTKASEGHHSEANNASLTSEDIRFTSKNNTLYAIALDKSATGNYLIKSLAKGSAYESRDIKSLDFLSGSNKLEWKQTEEGLKIKLLKDCKENTALVFKIQF, encoded by the coding sequence ATGAGAAGAATAACTTTATTATTATGTATTGTAAGCTTTTTATTATCAGCTTGTTCTGAAAGTAAAAAGGAAGTAGGTAAGTATGAAGCTAACTGGCAGTCGCTTAGCAATTACAAAATTCCTGAATGGTTTCAGGATGCCAAGTTCGGAATATTTATTCATTGGGGACCTTATTCGGTTCCAGCCTACGATAGCGAGTGGTATCCACGCCACATGTATCAGGATTCTATGCTTTGGCATCAGGTAGATCCAGAAAAATCGAAAAAAGGAACACATCCTGTATTTACACATCATGTAAAAACATACGGTCATCCTTCTATTTTTGGATACAAAGATTTTATTCCAATGTTTAAGGCCGAAAAATTTGATGCCAGAAAATGGGTGAACCTATTTAAAGCTTCAGGAGCAAAATATGTGGTTCCCGTAGCCGAGCATCACGATGGTTTTGCCATGTATGATTCTAAAGTTACCCGCTGGAACTCCGTAAAAATGGGTCCAAAACGTGATGTGCTCAAGGAATTAAAACTAGCTACAAAAGCTGCTGGTTTAAAGTTTGGTGCTTCTTCGCATTTTGCTTTTAATTGGGATTATTACAATCATGAGGAACGCTTTGATACTGGAAATCCGGAATTTGAAGATTTATATGGTCCGGCACATGATAGATATGCGCCTGTTAGCAAGGAGTTTATCGACTTGTGGTGGAAAAGAACGACTGATATCATAGATAACTATCAGCCGGATATTTTGTGGTTCGATTTTTATTGGGATCGTGCTGAATATGCTCCTTATCATCCTAAGCTAGCTGCTTATTATTACAATATGGGATTAGATAATAATAAAGAGGTGGTGCTTCAGAGTAAAAATATGTATTACGAGTCTTTCCCCGAAGGAACAAATGTATTGGATATTGAAAGAGGTAAGCTTTCCGATATCAGAAAAGATGCCTGGCAAACCGATACTTCTATAGGAAAAAATTCATGGTGTTATGTAAGTAATTGGGAAAGTAAATCGGTAAACGACTTGATAGACGATTTGGTTGATATTGTGAGTAAAAATGGAACAATGCTTTTAAATGTAGGGCCAAAAGCTGATGGTACAATTCCTCAGGATCAAAAAGATGTGCTTTTAGAAATGGGAGACTGGTTAGCGGCTAATGGAGAAGCAATTTATGCTACGCGTCCATGGAAAATTTTTGGAGAAGGACCAACAAAAGCCAGCGAAGGGCATCATTCCGAAGCAAACAATGCTTCTTTAACATCAGAAGATATTAGGTTTACTTCTAAAAATAATACTTTATACGCTATTGCACTCGATAAATCAGCTACCGGAAATTACCTGATTAAATCTTTGGCCAAAGGAAGTGCATACGAAAGCAGAGATATAAAATCGCTTGATTTTTTAAGTGGTAGCAATAAGTTGGAATGGAAACAAACTGAAGAGGGACTTAAGATTAAACTTCTTAAAGATTGTAAGGAAAATACTGCCCTTGTGTTTAAAATACAGTTTTAA
- a CDS encoding family 43 glycosylhydrolase, with protein sequence MKAYLYLIVAVSFLMLKCKATKENKLLVPKQENQFVWVYKPAGDYFCGPHTEYLKEGAWYDNWVANDHTFVKAKDGRWHIFGITHPLVISKPLSKGIHDGEYASFHAVSARKKFSETVNEHHYIDLPKVLSPQKRKGEILANHAPFIFKKDSLYQMIYGHSPIRLAVSSNLNKWATKGNLFLKNDGDARDPNVLYHKGTYYMVYCSTKCVNMRKSKDFIHWSKPVCIFNTRAFDPESPSLIFHNNTFYLFVCSWDGLWDQKEISGAYQHKTYVLQSDDILNFGTDHEKQVTELNAHAPEIFQDEEGQWYISSAEWPKRGISVDKIFWK encoded by the coding sequence ATGAAAGCATATTTATACTTAATAGTTGCTGTTTCCTTTCTTATGCTTAAGTGTAAAGCTACAAAAGAAAATAAATTACTTGTTCCCAAACAGGAAAATCAGTTTGTTTGGGTATATAAACCAGCAGGCGATTATTTTTGTGGACCCCACACCGAGTATTTAAAAGAAGGAGCCTGGTATGATAATTGGGTTGCAAACGATCATACTTTTGTAAAGGCAAAAGATGGGAGATGGCATATTTTTGGAATTACTCATCCTCTTGTTATAAGTAAACCATTAAGTAAAGGTATTCACGATGGTGAATATGCATCTTTTCATGCCGTATCTGCCAGAAAAAAATTCAGCGAAACTGTAAATGAACATCATTATATCGATTTACCTAAAGTTCTTAGTCCTCAAAAACGGAAGGGAGAAATTCTTGCCAATCATGCCCCTTTTATTTTTAAAAAGGATAGTCTTTATCAAATGATTTATGGGCACAGTCCTATTCGTTTGGCTGTATCCTCTAATTTAAATAAATGGGCAACAAAAGGAAATTTATTTCTGAAAAATGATGGCGATGCCCGGGATCCCAATGTACTGTATCACAAGGGTACTTACTATATGGTATATTGCTCTACTAAATGTGTGAATATGAGAAAATCGAAAGACTTTATTCATTGGAGCAAGCCTGTTTGTATTTTCAATACCAGAGCTTTCGATCCGGAGTCTCCATCATTAATATTTCACAATAATACTTTCTATCTTTTTGTTTGTTCTTGGGATGGACTTTGGGATCAGAAAGAAATTAGCGGCGCTTATCAGCATAAAACCTATGTTTTGCAATCGGATGATATACTTAATTTTGGAACTGATCATGAAAAGCAAGTTACAGAATTAAATGCGCATGCACCCGAAATTTTTCAGGATGAAGAAGGGCAATGGTATATTTCAAGTGCCGAATGGCCAAAAAGAGGAATTAGTGTAGATAAAATATTTTGGAAATAA
- a CDS encoding SDR family oxidoreductase, whose protein sequence is MHLRISPGTILTPMAAKRVEEEGDEFLKASERQASMLRCGKPHDVAMTAVFLASDESKFITGDDVKVDGGLCTLARYFV, encoded by the coding sequence TTGCATTTAAGAATCTCGCCAGGAACCATACTAACACCAATGGCAGCCAAAAGGGTAGAGGAAGAAGGCGATGAATTTCTAAAGGCTTCGGAAAGGCAAGCATCTATGCTGCGTTGTGGTAAACCTCACGATGTTGCAATGACCGCTGTTTTTCTTGCTTCCGATGAATCAAAATTTATAACTGGTGATGATGTAAAAGTAGATGGTGGTTTGTGTACCTTAGCTCGTTATTTTGTTTAA
- a CDS encoding mechanosensitive ion channel domain-containing protein — protein MSTIKSFLNFELIKINNYSLSVIELISVMLILLATILLLWLVKKALFRKQSFKNLDTGSAYALFQIIKYLIWIVAIGLMLETVGVKLTLLLAGSAALLVGIGLGLQQTFNDIISGVILLTERSVKVGDILEIDSDIVKIQAIGLRTSTGLNRDEISIIIPNSLITTNKVINWSHQTKKTRFRIDIGVAYGSDVDLVVRILEESVKSHPEINTDIIEARFLSFNNSSLDFQVLFFSENVFRIERIKSDIRKIINRKFIENNIVIPFPQMDLHIKSNDTNLSS, from the coding sequence ATGAGTACAATCAAATCATTTTTAAATTTTGAGTTAATAAAGATCAATAACTATTCATTAAGCGTTATTGAACTAATAAGTGTAATGCTTATTCTACTTGCTACTATTTTACTTTTATGGTTAGTTAAAAAAGCACTTTTTCGTAAACAGAGTTTTAAAAATCTTGATACAGGAAGTGCCTACGCTTTATTTCAGATCATTAAATATTTAATATGGATTGTTGCTATTGGTTTAATGCTGGAAACTGTAGGTGTTAAATTAACTCTGCTTTTAGCTGGTTCTGCAGCACTTTTAGTAGGAATTGGACTTGGTTTACAGCAAACATTTAACGATATAATATCTGGAGTTATCCTTTTAACCGAACGATCGGTAAAAGTAGGAGACATCTTAGAAATAGATAGCGATATAGTTAAAATTCAGGCAATAGGTCTTCGCACATCTACAGGTTTAAATCGGGATGAAATAAGCATAATAATTCCGAATTCTTTAATTACAACTAATAAGGTAATAAATTGGAGTCATCAAACTAAAAAAACACGTTTTAGAATTGATATAGGCGTTGCCTATGGTAGCGATGTAGATTTAGTAGTAAGAATTTTGGAGGAAAGTGTTAAGTCACATCCAGAAATTAACACCGACATTATTGAAGCTAGATTTTTGAGTTTTAATAATTCATCTTTAGATTTTCAGGTTTTATTTTTTAGTGAAAATGTTTTTAGAATTGAGCGAATAAAAAGCGATATTAGAAAAATTATAAATAGAAAATTTATCGAAAATAATATTGTAATTCCATTTCCTCAAATGGATTTGCACATTAAATCTAACGACACAAACTTATCTTCTTAA
- a CDS encoding TetR/AcrR family transcriptional regulator has protein sequence MKFGNKNIERIVIESTQDILQEKGVKGWNMDDLAKECGMSKRTLYKIIGNKEDLVYRCYEETFNVNLKSIKKFIEQDSDYCTLLNNLSKQIVDGVNEFVIVGSKSIKTEYPRISKMIDEKIKDQQKLLIGFFENGKEKNLLKNNLDADLINNMIDALMSFNVMNSKDQFEFRTNTKKQLDFLFDAIKK, from the coding sequence GTGAAATTTGGAAATAAAAATATAGAAAGAATAGTTATTGAAAGTACTCAGGATATTTTGCAAGAAAAAGGAGTTAAGGGATGGAATATGGACGACCTTGCTAAGGAATGTGGAATGTCGAAGAGAACCCTGTATAAAATTATAGGTAATAAAGAAGATTTGGTATATAGATGTTACGAAGAGACTTTTAATGTAAATCTTAAGTCTATAAAAAAGTTTATAGAGCAGGATTCCGATTATTGTACATTACTCAATAATTTATCAAAGCAGATTGTTGATGGAGTTAATGAGTTTGTTATTGTTGGTTCAAAAAGTATTAAAACAGAATATCCTCGTATCTCGAAAATGATAGATGAGAAAATTAAAGATCAACAAAAGCTGTTGATTGGATTTTTTGAAAATGGCAAAGAGAAAAACTTGTTGAAAAATAATTTAGATGCTGATTTGATAAATAATATGATAGATGCATTAATGAGTTTTAATGTGATGAATAGTAAAGATCAATTTGAGTTTAGAACTAATACAAAGAAACAACTAGATTTTTTGTTTGATGCTATAAAAAAATAG
- a CDS encoding efflux RND transporter periplasmic adaptor subunit, which produces MKYLKGISYLLIGMLFFVACKEKTKEKVYVRSVKVFKASAHANQNNATIVPASINEKRETKLAFRVNGPLVKLNDIIGDYVQKGQVIAKIDPRDYKIAVESTQAAYKLASAEYKRYKTLLEKESVSASTYDQMESNYTAAKTAYESAKNALEDTDLKAPFSGYISDVYANNFEEVNPGQAIVSFIDLSKFEVKAWISLEDLSKINDKTQYACLIDLGDKEIRVSGKLKEIGHKTSMSKQSYPISILIDAPENVNLRAGMTTHLEIMDSEATSLVSMQIPISCVFSKENKTCVWLFNESTNTVSSKEVQRGDIVGDDMIQIQKGLRGGENIVSSGVNFLSEGAKVKKYKGFSKTNIGNKL; this is translated from the coding sequence ATGAAGTATTTAAAGGGAATCAGCTATTTGCTGATAGGAATGTTATTTTTTGTTGCTTGTAAAGAAAAAACAAAAGAGAAAGTATATGTGAGATCGGTAAAAGTGTTTAAAGCAAGTGCTCATGCAAATCAGAACAATGCAACTATTGTTCCTGCAAGTATTAATGAGAAGCGAGAGACCAAGCTAGCATTTAGAGTAAATGGTCCATTGGTAAAATTGAACGATATTATTGGTGATTATGTGCAAAAGGGACAGGTGATTGCTAAAATTGATCCTCGTGATTACAAGATTGCAGTTGAATCGACACAGGCAGCCTATAAATTAGCTAGTGCTGAATACAAGCGTTATAAAACTTTGCTTGAAAAAGAAAGTGTGTCAGCAAGTACTTATGATCAAATGGAATCGAACTACACGGCAGCAAAAACAGCTTACGAATCGGCGAAAAATGCTTTGGAAGATACCGATTTAAAAGCTCCATTCTCTGGATACATCAGTGATGTATACGCAAATAATTTTGAAGAAGTGAATCCTGGGCAAGCAATTGTTTCTTTTATCGATTTATCGAAATTTGAAGTAAAGGCCTGGATTTCATTGGAGGATTTGTCGAAAATTAATGATAAAACGCAATATGCTTGTTTAATCGATTTGGGAGACAAAGAAATAAGAGTTTCGGGAAAACTAAAAGAGATAGGGCATAAAACAAGTATGTCGAAGCAGTCATATCCGATATCCATTTTAATTGATGCACCTGAGAATGTAAACTTACGTGCCGGTATGACTACTCATCTTGAAATTATGGATAGTGAAGCGACTTCGCTTGTTAGTATGCAAATTCCTATTTCCTGTGTTTTTAGTAAAGAAAATAAAACTTGTGTATGGCTTTTTAACGAGAGTACAAATACTGTTTCCTCCAAAGAAGTGCAAAGAGGTGACATTGTAGGTGATGATATGATTCAGATACAAAAAGGATTAAGGGGAGGAGAAAATATTGTTAGCTCCGGAGTTAACTTTTTGTCAGAGGGAGCTAAAGTGAAAAAATATAAAGGTTTTTCAAAAACCAATATCGGTAACAAGTTATAA
- a CDS encoding efflux RND transporter permease subunit: MMNLTEYSLKNKIVIYFLLLLVLVGGVSSYFSMGKLEDAVFTIKTALVVTQYPGASPHEVEQEVTEVIERAAQSMNNIDEIFSNSYAGLSIVQIDLEDKLRSKEMPQVWDILRKKLRDNEGNLPSGAGTPEVIDDYGDVYGMFYAITGDGFSYEELNDYAQYLKQELLPVDNVGKIILFGNRTEVVDVIIKESKKSELGVNPGIIAQAFNSQAEIAAAGSIEINDRYIRVSGNNAFKSLDEIKNTIVQVGEEQFYLKDLAEIKKSFLEPAQGLMKRNKQKAIGLGISTAIGGNVLTLAENIDAKLEVIKPNLPLGIEITSVYNEAQEVEEANDGFILNLITSVGIVVVVLLLFMGWQSGLLIGSGLIFSILGTLIVMSAMDISLHRTSLAAIIIAMGMLVDNAIVVTDGALVSLQKGMNRRKAIVDSSSSTSLPLLGATLIAILAFLPVFLAPNAAGEICHDLFLVLAISLSLSWLFAMTQTAITNEKFLKAPKEIKDPYASKFYQMFKSVLMKTLKHRWISLVGVIGFLLISLFAFTNLKQAFFDPMQKPYFIVDYWLPEGSSVKNVQQDMAIAEKDILDNYPEVVNVTTTISQTPPRFMLAAQAENYNTSFGYLIIETHSPDETDEMIPKLTKYFNENYPQARARVKKYIAGPPIAYKVEARFMGPDPAVLRDLSEQAKTIMRNTPECGDICDDWRNKVLTWAPHYSDVKGSRAGISRSDLGNTIQQLTSTGLGIGLYRENEEKLPVMLKVDQKAKNSIEVIENTGVWSQTRAYSVPLKEVVDSITVSWENSVINRYNRQRAITVQCDPADPSITGATLLSKVKDQIEAIPLPSGYSLMWDGELKPSTESKEGTGTFFPMAMLLMVFIIVMLFNSVRQSLVVIAIIPLSIIGVGIGLYVTDNPFGFMAIVGFLGLIGMVLKNAIVLMDQININLESEGMKPLPAVVDAAVSRLRPVFLAAITTILGMTPIITDAMYGSMAITIIFGLLFATVLTLVVVPLLYVIFYGIKVTE; this comes from the coding sequence ATGATGAATTTAACAGAATATTCATTAAAGAATAAGATAGTTATTTACTTCTTATTGCTACTGGTGCTTGTGGGTGGAGTTTCCTCTTATTTTAGCATGGGTAAGCTTGAGGATGCCGTTTTTACAATTAAAACAGCATTAGTTGTTACGCAATATCCAGGTGCTTCGCCTCACGAAGTAGAACAGGAAGTAACCGAAGTTATTGAACGTGCTGCACAAAGTATGAACAATATCGATGAGATATTCTCAAATTCGTACGCTGGTCTTTCTATTGTTCAAATCGATTTGGAAGATAAGTTGCGTTCAAAAGAGATGCCCCAGGTGTGGGATATTCTTCGTAAAAAATTGAGGGATAATGAAGGAAATCTACCATCAGGAGCAGGAACTCCCGAAGTAATTGATGATTACGGAGATGTTTACGGTATGTTTTATGCCATTACCGGAGATGGATTTTCTTACGAAGAGCTAAATGATTATGCCCAATATTTAAAACAAGAACTATTGCCGGTCGATAATGTGGGTAAAATTATCTTGTTTGGTAACCGTACAGAAGTGGTTGATGTTATTATCAAAGAATCAAAAAAATCGGAATTAGGTGTTAATCCCGGAATTATTGCCCAGGCATTTAATTCACAAGCCGAAATTGCTGCTGCCGGAAGTATTGAAATCAACGATCGTTATATCAGGGTTTCCGGTAATAATGCATTTAAAAGTTTAGATGAAATTAAAAATACCATTGTTCAGGTTGGCGAAGAACAGTTTTATCTGAAAGATTTAGCGGAAATTAAAAAGTCTTTTCTTGAACCGGCTCAAGGCTTAATGAAAAGAAACAAACAGAAGGCTATTGGTCTTGGTATTTCTACCGCCATAGGAGGAAATGTACTTACATTAGCCGAAAATATTGATGCCAAATTGGAGGTTATAAAGCCAAATTTACCTTTAGGTATTGAAATAACTTCTGTTTACAACGAAGCCCAGGAAGTAGAGGAAGCAAATGATGGTTTTATATTGAATTTGATAACATCGGTAGGCATTGTGGTTGTTGTGCTTTTATTGTTTATGGGATGGCAATCGGGACTTTTAATAGGTAGTGGTTTGATATTCTCCATTTTGGGAACCTTGATTGTGATGAGTGCAATGGATATCAGTTTGCACCGTACCTCACTTGCAGCCATTATTATTGCCATGGGTATGTTGGTCGATAATGCTATTGTGGTTACCGATGGAGCCCTGGTTTCCTTACAAAAAGGGATGAATCGACGAAAAGCCATTGTCGATAGTTCCAGTTCAACTTCGCTTCCATTGTTAGGTGCTACTCTTATTGCAATATTGGCTTTTTTACCCGTATTTTTGGCTCCTAATGCAGCCGGCGAAATCTGTCACGATTTGTTCCTTGTGTTGGCTATATCTTTGTCTTTAAGCTGGTTATTTGCTATGACACAGACCGCTATTACCAATGAAAAATTCCTGAAAGCACCTAAAGAAATCAAAGATCCTTATGCTAGCAAATTTTACCAGATGTTTAAAAGTGTTTTAATGAAAACATTAAAGCATAGATGGATTTCTTTAGTAGGTGTAATTGGATTCTTACTTATTTCTTTGTTTGCATTTACAAACTTAAAACAGGCCTTCTTCGATCCGATGCAAAAACCATATTTCATAGTAGATTATTGGTTACCTGAGGGGAGTTCGGTAAAAAATGTTCAACAAGATATGGCGATAGCCGAGAAAGATATTCTTGACAATTATCCTGAAGTTGTAAATGTTACCACAACAATTAGTCAAACGCCTCCTCGCTTTATGTTGGCTGCACAAGCCGAGAATTATAACACAAGTTTTGGTTACCTGATTATTGAAACACATAGTCCTGATGAAACTGATGAGATGATTCCAAAGCTTACAAAATATTTTAATGAAAATTATCCACAAGCTCGCGCGAGGGTAAAAAAATATATTGCAGGACCACCCATAGCTTATAAGGTTGAAGCTCGATTTATGGGACCTGATCCAGCTGTGCTGAGAGATTTATCGGAACAGGCTAAAACCATTATGCGCAATACTCCCGAATGTGGCGATATTTGCGATGATTGGAGAAATAAAGTGTTGACCTGGGCTCCACATTATTCTGATGTAAAAGGTTCGCGTGCCGGAATTTCGAGAAGCGATTTGGGAAATACCATTCAGCAGCTTACCAGTACAGGATTAGGCATCGGCCTTTATCGGGAGAACGAAGAGAAATTGCCAGTAATGCTTAAAGTAGATCAGAAAGCTAAAAATAGCATTGAAGTTATTGAAAATACAGGTGTTTGGTCGCAAACAAGAGCTTACTCAGTACCTTTAAAAGAGGTAGTAGATAGTATAACTGTATCGTGGGAAAATAGTGTAATTAATCGTTACAACAGACAGCGTGCCATTACAGTACAATGCGATCCTGCTGATCCGAGTATTACAGGTGCCACTCTTTTAAGTAAGGTAAAAGATCAAATAGAAGCGATTCCATTACCATCAGGTTATAGTCTGATGTGGGATGGTGAGTTAAAACCATCTACCGAATCTAAAGAAGGAACAGGAACTTTCTTTCCAATGGCAATGCTGTTAATGGTATTTATCATTGTAATGCTGTTCAATAGTGTACGTCAATCATTGGTAGTAATTGCAATTATTCCTTTGTCGATTATTGGTGTTGGTATCGGACTGTATGTAACAGATAATCCTTTTGGCTTTATGGCTATTGTTGGATTTTTAGGGTTGATTGGTATGGTACTGAAAAATGCAATTGTATTGATGGATCAGATTAATATCAACCTTGAGTCAGAAGGTATGAAACCACTGCCAGCAGTCGTAGATGCAGCAGTTAGTCGTTTACGTCCGGTATTTTTGGCAGCTATTACCACAATTTTAGGTATGACACCAATTATTACAGATGCGATGTACGGTTCTATGGCAATTACGATCATTTTCGGCTTACTGTTTGCAACAGTTCTTACCCTGGTTGTAGTACCATTGCTTTACGTGATATTCTATGGAATTAAAGTGACTGAATAA